The Cottoperca gobio chromosome 6, fCotGob3.1, whole genome shotgun sequence genome has a segment encoding these proteins:
- the LOC115010111 gene encoding tyrosine-protein kinase CSK-like, with the protein MTEVQTPWPQGTECVARYNFKGTSEQDLPFNKGDVMSIIIVTKDPNWYKAKNSAGREGTIPANYVLKREGVKSGGKLSLMPWFHGKITREQAELLLHPHETGLFLVRESTNFPGDYTLCVSCESKVEHYRIVYSNGKLTIDDEGYFENLMQLVEHYTTDADGLCTKLIKPKLEEGTVAAQDEFSRSGWSMSRKDLKLQQVIGKGEFGDVMVGDYRGTKVAVKCIKNDVTAQAFIAEASVMTQLRHNNLVQLLGVIVEEKGSLFIVAEYMAKGCLVDYLRSRGRTVLGGEALINFVLDVCEAMAYLENNNFVHRDLAARNVLVSEDNIAKVSDFGLTKEASSTQDTAKLPVKWTAPEALREKKFSTKSDVWSYGILLWEIYSFGRVPYPRIPLKDVVPRVENGYKMDCPDGCPEVVYNIMKQCWNLDPAARPSFQMLKEWLQHVSQGMGKKQ; encoded by the exons ATGACAGAGGTCCAG ACTCCATGGCCGCAGGGCACAGAGTGTGTGGCCAGGTACAACTTCAAAGGCACATCAGAACAGGACCTTCCCTTCAACAAAGGAGATGTGATGTCGATTATTATCGTCACAAAG GATCCAAACTGGTACAAAGCAAAAAACTCTGCAGGTCGCGAAGGGACTATTCCGGCTAACTATGTTCTGAAAAGAGAAGGTGTGAAATCTGGAGGCAAGCTGAGTCTAATGCC ATGGTTTCATGGGAAGATAACGCGGGAGCAGGCGGAGCTGCTGCTTCACCCTCATGAAACAGGCCTGTTCTTGGTGCGAGAGAGCACCAACTTCCCCGGCGACTACACCCTGTGTGTGAGCTGCGAAAGCAAGGTGGAGCACTACCGCATTGTCTACTCCAACGGCAAGCTCACTATCGATGACGAGGGGTACTTTGAAAACCTCATGCAGCTGGTTGAG CACTATACCACAGACGCGGACGGCCTGTGCACCAAACTAATAAAGCCAAAGCTGGAGGAGGGGACGGTGGCCGCTCAGGATGAGTTCTCCAGGA GTGGCTGGTCGATGAGCAGAAAAGACCTCAAGCTGCAGCAGGTTATTGGAAAAGGAGAGTTTGGAG ATGTCATGGTGGGAGACTACAGAGGGACCAAAGTAGCTGTGAAGTGCATAAAAAATGATGTTACAGCACAGGCCTTTATTGCAGAAGCTTCTGTCATGAC gCAACTACGGCACAATAACCTGGTGCAACTGCTGGGAGTGATAGTAGAGGAGAAAGGGAGTCTGTTTATCGTTGCTGAGTACATGGCCAAG GGCTGTTTGGTTGACTACTTGCGTTCCAGAGGCCGGACAGTACTTGGTGGAGAGGCTCTCATTAATTTTGTTCT AGACGTCTGTGAAGCCATGGCATACCTGGAAAACAATAACTTTGTCCACCGAGACTTAGCAGCCCGCAACGTTCTTGTGTCGGAAGACAACATAGCCAAAGTCAGTGACTTTGGTCTGACCAAAGAGGCCTCTTCCACTCAGGACACTGCTAAGCTGCCTGTAAAGTGGACAGCCCCGGAGGCCCTCAGAGAAAAG AAATTTTCCACAAAATCAGATGTTTGGAGCTACGGTATTTTGCTTTGGGAGATTTACTCTTTTGGCCGAGTGCCGTACCCGAGAATT CCATTAAAAGACGTTGTGCCTCGAGTGGAGAACGGATACAAAATGGACTGTCCAGATGGCTGTCCTGAAGTGGTTTACAACATCATGAAACAGTGCTGGAACCTGGATCCTGCTGCTCGGCCaagctttcaaatgttgaaGGAGTGGCTACAACATGTCAGCCAAGGGatgggaaaaaaacaatga
- the edc3 gene encoding enhancer of mRNA-decapping protein 3 produces MAADWLGSLVSINCGPTLGVYQGEVVSVDQSSQTISLRQPFHNGVKCPVPEVTFSAIDIKELKILDIIMGNARNSSSASTKVGSGPVGVPKVDPRSVEKVNSPQHCSKSYGERHLDIPGQPKGFRRRHNSWSSSSRGANQATPKKNGVKNGQVKLRDDECFGDGMDDGLETDFDFEGNLALFDKAAVFSEIDISERRNGARSRGTPQEQTPTRYRHDENILEAKPIVYRQITVPQPGTKEYCTDSGLVVPSISYELHQRLLSVAERHGLSLERRIEMTGVCASQMGLTLLGGPNRFTPKNLHQRPTVALLCGPHVQGAQGISCGRHLANHEVDVILFLPNFVKMLDSVTSEVTLFNKTGGKQVSSVKDLPDSPVDLIINCLDCHENTFLMDQPWYRAAADWANQNRAPVLSLDPPGSGQGQAVEAKWSLSLCLPLPLAEGAGRVYLCDIGIPRQVFQEVGIKYISPFGCKFVIPLHSA; encoded by the exons ATGGCAGCGGATTGGTTGGGTAGTTTGGTGTCAATTAACTGTGGGCCAACACTGGGAGTCTATCAAGGAGAGGTGGTGTCTGTGGACCAGTCCAGCCAAACCATCTCCTTAAGGCAACCTTTCCATAATGGAGTCAAGTGCCCTGTCCCCGAGGTCACATTCAG cgccATTGACATAAAAGAACTAAAGATTTTAGATATCATAATGGGCAATGCTAGGAACAGCTCTTCTGCATCCACAAAGGTAGGCAGCGGTCCAGTTGGAGTCCCAAAGGTCGACCCCAGGTCTGTGGAGAAAGTCAACTCTCCTCAGCACTGCTCCAAAAGCTATGGAGAACGTCACCTGGACATACCTGGCCAGCCAAAAGGATTTCGTCGAAGACACAACTCCT GGTCATCTAGTAGTCGAGGGGCAAACCAAGCGACACCGAAAAAGAACGGTGTGAAGAACGGTCAGGTGAAGCTAAGAGACGATGAGTGTTTTGGGGATGGCATGGACGACGGGCTGGAGACAGACTTTGATTTTGAAGGAAACTTGGCTCTGTTTGACAAAGCAGCAGTTTTCTCAGAAATCGACATATCAGAGCGCCGCAATGGTGCAAGGTCACGTGGGACGCCTCAAGAGCAGACGCCCACTCGGTACCGTCACGATGAAAACATCCTGGAAGCCAAACCTATTGTGTACAGACAGATTACTGTACCTCAGCCTGGGACCAAAGAGTACTGCACTG ACTCTGGGCTTGTTGTACCCAGTATATCCTATGAACTACACCAGCGTCTGTTGTCAGTGGCTGAGCGTCATGGTCTCTCACTGGAGCGCAGAATTGAGATGACTGGAGTGTGTGCAAGTCAGATGGGACTTACATTGCTGGGTGGGCCCAACAG ATTCACTCCAAAAAATTTACACCAGCGTCCGACAGTGGCTCTGCTGTGTGGCCCTCATGTTCAGGGAGCTCAGGGCATCAGCTGTGGTCGTCACCTGGCCAATCATGAAGTGGATGTCATCTTATTTCTGCCCAATTTTGTCAAGATGCTCGACTCAGTCACCAGTGAGGTCACCCTCTTCAACAAGACTGGTGGCAAACAGGTGTCAAGTGTCAAAG ACCTTCCAGACAGCCCAGTGGACTTAATCATAAACTGCCTGGACTGCCACGAGAACACATTCCTGATGGACCAGCCTTGGTACCGAGCCGCTGCAGACTGGGCTAACCAGAACCGAGCGCCAGTGCTCAGCTTAGACCCTCCTGGTAGTGGACAGGGGCAGGCAGTCGAGGCCAAGTGGtccctctctctttgcctcCCCCTTCCCCTGGCTGAGGGGGCTGGCAGGGTATACCTGTGTGACATAGGTATTCCTCGCCAGGTGTTCCAGGAAGTGGGAATTAAGTACATTTCTCCTTTTGGCTGCAAATTTGTCATCCCTCTGCACTCTGCATAA